The window TATTATGGGGTTTCAATTTCTATTCTTTGCTATGTGGTTTGATATGGAAGCCAATAAGGAATTAAAATGATGCTCATAATAAATTCTTAATTATGTCAGCATATTTATTGCTGATTCTATCCCAGTCATATTTCTCTACAACGTTTTTATATGCATTTAATGATAATTCTTTTTGAAGTTTTTTATCTTTGAGTAAATGATAGATTTTATCTGCTAATGCTTGTGTGTTTTTCGGTTCGACAAGCAAACCTGTTTGCTTGTCGATAACTGAGTCGTGTACTGCAGGAACATTGCCTGCAATGACGGGACAAGCACATCCCATTGCTTCAATAACTACAAGTCCAAAACCTTCCTGGTCACCATTTTCGGCAACTTTAAAAGGAAAAACAGCTATGGATGCTTTTTGATAATAATCAACAATTTTATCGGGGGGAAGGTGACCCACAAAAGAGATATGAGAACTAATATTTAGTTGGTTTACTTGCTTTATTAGGTGTTTTTTTTCTGGACCTGAACCTATGATTATGAGTTTGATTTTTGATGATTTTTCAATCAAAAGTTTCATTGTATTTAATAATTCTGTGAGACCTTTTTTTTCTACTAATCTTCCAACAAAAACAATTTGGTCTTCATTTCGTTGTATTTTTTTATTCGGTATAAATGTTTTTTTCAAATCCGTACCCATTGGAATGACTGAAGTATGGCTATGGATATTGGTGTAATTTAAGATAATATGTCGTTTCATTGCATTGCTAACAACAGTGATATAATCGGCTTGCTGAAAAATTTTTTGTTTAAGAAAATGAAATACTTTATAATTAAGTGAAAATAGATCGCCACCATGAGTGGTTATTAATAGACGATATTTTTTTTGTGAAAAGTATGAAGCAATCATTGCAGTCATACCTTGTGGAATGACCCAGTGAGCATGAATAAGATCAATATTATATTCTTTTAATATTTTTTTAATTGAAATGTACTGTGCAACAAAAAAAAATGGAATAAGCAAGTAAGCTAAACGATTGTGTTTTAAATTGGATAATATTCCAGCATTATAAGCCAAAACTTCAAATTTTTCAGGTGCATATTTAAAACGGTATATTTTACAACCACCGAAAGTTTCATTAGTCTTGCAATTTTTATCATGTGGAGCAAGAATAATAACGTTGAATTCTTTTGATAATCTTTTGCTAAGTTCATAGACAAAACAAGATTTAGTATCACCTTCCCATCTTGGAAAACTTGAAGTTAATACTAGGATAGTTTTTTTTTCATTATTATTTAACACAATTTGAAAAGTAATTATTTGTAAAAGAGAATTTATTCAGTTTTTTGTTCAAATAATTACATATATTAGATGTAATTATTTTCTCTGATGTTGTTGAATAGGTGTTCTTGCTTTATTGTGAAGGATCATTTTTTCCAATAAATTAATATTCTTTTTTGAATAAGCACATTTAATCGGATTTTCTGAGCAAAAAGATTTTAATACTATTATCATCTTCTGGGCATCATCTATCTGATTTAACAAAATGTATTTTTCAGTTAGGGCTGATAATATATCGGCTCTCTTTTTTGTCAAAAGTACTTTTTCTAGTGCCTTGGATGCTTGTCTATAGTTAGATAATAGTTGGTAGGCTCTGTATTCAATAATAAGTAGATTAATTGATTCAGCTTTGCCTTTGTATTTTGAGTTATTCATAACTGACTTAACTATTTTTAAAAAATATTCAATGCTAACACCAGGACATTTATCTGCTTCAAAAAGTTGTATGAAATCAAGTAGGATAGCAATGGTTTCTTTATAATGCGCACCATGCTGTACAATGTGTAGCAATTTCCGTTTGTCGGGGGCAGGTTTTGCTTTTGGGTTGCAGCTTATTTCAAGCCATAGTAATGATTTTGTCGGATCGTTTGGAAAGAGGTCAGAGGTTGACTCGTAGAATTTTATGGCATCATTATACATACCACTTTTATTTAATTGCATGCCATAATGACCATGAGCTCGATGTGACAATGGATGCTTTTGATACCATTGTTGTGCTTGATACAATGGATTTTTCCAAATTATATTTTGTTGTATATTGACTAATATAGATGTAACAACAAGCACTAAAGGGACTGCATATATTAAAATGGCAATGGATTTTTTGTGGATGAATTGTTGAAGATAATAAACACTGGAAAAAATGCTAATTGAAATTCCTAGTATGGCAAGATAGTTTCGATGTTCAAAATACAGTTCTAGAGGTAGAAAGGTGGATTCCATTAAATGATTGATGTAAAAGAATAAAATTCCAATGCCAAATAAAGGCCATTTTCTCAGTGACTTTATTCCAATGACAATCAATCCTAAATTAATTAACAAATAGAAAAAGGTGATAGGAGGAGAAAATAAGGCACTGGAAATTGGATAGTCATCATAGAAGAGAGTTAACTTACTGGTTGTCGGTGCTATTACAGATGAAATGTAGTGTAAGATTATCCCCTGTTGAGTGAGAAGACGTTCAATAGCATTAAAACCACGATAGGTGTAAAAAATAGTATTCTCACTACGATAGATTAATAAAGCAATAAATAAAAAAATTGGCAGTATAATCGCAATTGAAAACCATACTTTATAGAATCGAGGGCGAGTCATTTTTTTAAAGAGGCTATATTCCAGTAAAACGATCAGTGTGGTTAGCAGTAGTCCATTTTCTTTACTAAAAACGGCTAATACCAAGCATGAGCCAAATACAATATAGAGAAGAAGTATAGCTTTTGAAATTTCTGATAATCGTGTGCGTGCGTACATATAAGCGATTAAACCGAGCAGCATAAACGTGCTGGCGAGCATCGTCATTCGTTGTACAACATATTGGACTGTATCAACTTGGATTGGTGAGATTAACCAGAGAGCCGTGATTCCTATTGATAAAAGAGGTATTGATTTTTTTAGTGAATGGCTTATTAATAATTGAATGAACCAGTAAACTAATATCCCATTGAATAAATGTAGATAAATATTAATTTGTTTGAAAGGTGCAGGATTAGGCCAGTCAGATACTTGGAAAAAAAAAGAAAGAAATGAAACAGGGCGTCCGCTATTAACATGTGTATTGTGAAAAATAAATGCTAATATTTGATCAAAAGAGGGAAAGTCTTGTAAATTAGATAAGCCCCTTAAATTAGGCACATCATCTAGAATAAAACTATTGGATATCCCCTGTTGAAACAATAGCCATGTTAAAGCTAATAAAAAAATAAAAGGAATATGTATATAATATTTTTTTGAAATCATAAATAGAAATGCCTCCGTAAAGGAGGCATTCCAATATTGAGATAACTTTACTTACAAGCGGATGGTAAATATTGGTTACCGATATTTGTGCCAGCTGCTGCGTTGCCTATGCTACCACAATCCCATGTTTGACCAGTATCTACTG of the sulfur-oxidizing endosymbiont of Gigantopelta aegis genome contains:
- a CDS encoding glycosyltransferase family 4 protein is translated as MLNNNEKKTILVLTSSFPRWEGDTKSCFVYELSKRLSKEFNVIILAPHDKNCKTNETFGGCKIYRFKYAPEKFEVLAYNAGILSNLKHNRLAYLLIPFFFVAQYISIKKILKEYNIDLIHAHWVIPQGMTAMIASYFSQKKYRLLITTHGGDLFSLNYKVFHFLKQKIFQQADYITVVSNAMKRHIILNYTNIHSHTSVIPMGTDLKKTFIPNKKIQRNEDQIVFVGRLVEKKGLTELLNTMKLLIEKSSKIKLIIIGSGPEKKHLIKQVNQLNISSHISFVGHLPPDKIVDYYQKASIAVFPFKVAENGDQEGFGLVVIEAMGCACPVIAGNVPAVHDSVIDKQTGLLVEPKNTQALADKIYHLLKDKKLQKELSLNAYKNVVEKYDWDRISNKYADIIKNLL